The following is a genomic window from Campylobacter concisus.
AACAAAGGCAAAGAAAAACATCGACAAGACAGCGTAAATACTACTTGAAAAGATAAAAAATGGAAGTATTAAAAACGCTGTTGTTATAATGTACGAACCACCTGTATAGAGCGAATAGGTAAGCGGTTTGATCTCGTCACTTGGATTTTCTTTTGACTCAAGATATGCTGAGCCAGCCATGGAAAGAGCAGCTGCAATGCCCATGATAAGGCCCGTCGCACCAACTGATTTTGTATTTGAAAAAGCTAGAGCGATGCCACTTAGCGTGCCAGTTAGCTCAACTAATGCGTCATTCATACCAAGAACAATGCCGCCAGCATTGACTAGTTTTGTATCTTTTAGCATAGAAATTAAATTATTTTCATGATTTACTTCTTCATCATAAATATCTTTAGCTTCAGGATACTCATCAACGATATCAAGATAAAATTGCTCTGCGTCTTCTTCACGTGATTCCATAAATTTTAAAGTAAAAGATGTACCAAAAATTTTAACAAGTATCGTATAGAAGATAACTTTGAATAAATTTGCAGTTCTGCTCTCACCTGTTATCTTTTGACAAAAAGCATAATGTCGTTTTTCTTCAGTGATTAATTTACGAAGTATTTTTTTATTTTCTTCACTTTTTTCACTAGCTTCGAGTAATGTATAGATAGCGGTATCATCTGCTTCATTTTGTAGCTGTTTTAAAGCACGCTTTTTATCTAGCATAAATTCCCCTTTTTAAATTTTGTAAGATTTTGGACTTTGAAGTGTAAGATTAGATGGTGCGATCAGCGAGACTTGAACTCGCACACCTAGCGGCACTACCCCCTCAAGATAGCGTGTCTACCAATTCCACCATGATCGCAAAAAGAGTAAAGCCCCAAAGAGGGGCTAAATTTAAGCTTTACGCTTAGCCAAGCATTGGGTTTGCGTAAAGAACGATAAGTGTAATAACAAGTGCGTAGATAACTTGTGCTTCGATCATCGCAAGAGCGATAAACATTGTAGTCATAAGTTTGCTACCAACGCCTGGGTTTCTAGCTGTTCCGCTGATAGTCGCAGCAGCTGTGTTACCCATACCAATAGCACCACCAAGAGCTGCAAGGCCAAGGCCAATACCACCAGCGATAACTGAATATGATCTAATCATCTCGCCATCAGCGCCAAATGCAAATGCAGCAAGACCAAGAATTAAAAACACGATCTTTTTCATCGTTGCTCCTTTAAAATTTTAAAGCTCTTTCGGATCTGTCCCCTACTTAAACTTTATGAGCCGTAATATTACAAAAACAAAACTTTGTTTCAAATAAAAACACTAAAAATTTAAATTGCCCATAAAAAATTCTTGGCTTAGAAAAATAAAAGTTTTTTTATGCTATCTTTGAAAAATTTAATTTATTCTTAATCTCAGGCAATCAATGATAAATGAAAAATTTTCAAAAATAGGCTTTGTTCTTGCGATGGCTGGTTCTGCTGTGGGTCTTGGCAATGCCTGGAAATTCCCTACAATGGTAGGAAACAATGGCGGCTCAGCATTTATAATTTTATATTTGCTCCTTACATTTGCTATCGCATTTGTGGCGTTTTTAGCGGAGCTTAGTATAGGAAAGCTTGGTGAAAGCGACGTCGTAAGCTCTATTTATAAGCTTGCTCCAAAGCATAAAAAAGCGTGGTCACTCTCTGGCTTTTTCATGATTGGTGCGATCCTTATAGCTTCGTTTTATATGGTAGTTATTGGCTGGATTTTAAAGTATATCTATCTTAGTTTTTCGCCGCTTTTGGCTGATACTAAAGAAGCAGCAGCGCAGTTTAATACCCTTTTAGTAAATGACTTAACTAGTAGTGTGCTTTGCTTTAGTTTAGTCTTTTTAATGGTATTTTTTGCCGTTTCAAAAGGCGTAAAAAGTGGCATAGAAAAGCTAAATATATGGATGATGCCAAGCCTTTTTGTTTTACTTGTTTGTATGCTTTTTTACGCGCTTAGCATGGGCGATGGCTTTGTGAAAGCGGCTAAATTTTTATTTGTACCAAATTTTAGTGCGATCACACCAGATGTGATTTTACAGGCTCTTGGACTTGCGTTTTTTTCGCTATCTATGGGTGTTGGCGTCATACCGACATACGCTGCAAATTTACCAGAGCAGACAAATCTTATAAAATCAACGCTTTCTATAATATTTATAAATATTTTAATAGGCATTATGATGGGACTTGTGGTCTTTACATTTATATTTGCTTATGGAGCTGATAGCACGGCAAGTGGGCCGGGTCTTATCTTTATCTCGCTTGTCACGCTTTTTGCAAAGCTTGGCTTCGTTGGCAACGTTATGGCGGTTGCATTTTTTATATCGCTTTTGTTTGCAGGTATCACGAGTGCTGTTTCGATGATAGAACCATTTGCTTATTATTTGGTTAGAAAATTTGAAATTTCACGCAAAATGGCTCTTGTTTATATTGGAATTTTTGTCTATATTTTAGGCCTTTTTTGTATTTTTTCATATTATGCGCAGACGGCTAATATCTTTAGTATTTTTGGTAAGCCAGTCTTTGATGCACTTGATTTTCTTACTTCAAATATAATGATGCCAATAGGTGCTATAATTTTTAGTTTTTTTGTTGGCTATAAACTTAAAAAAGAGAGCCTACATCTACTCTTTGGCGAATTTATGGGAAAAGTATTTTTTGAAATTTGGTATTTTGCTTTAAGATACATCGTACCAATCGCAATTTGTGCCATCATGATCTATCAAATAGCAGGTAAATGATGGATAGATTTAGTAAAGTTGGTTTTGTTCTTTCTATCATTGGAGCGGCTATTGGCCTTGGTAATGCATGGAAATTTCCATATATGGTCGGTAGTAATGGCGGTTCAGCATTTATTCTTATATATCTATTTTTTGCTTTTGTTGTTGGCCTTAGTATATTTTTTGCTGAGATGGCAATGGGCAAAATTTCACGCCTTGATACGGTTGGGGCATTTAAGAGTCTAGCTACAAAGGGGGCAAATTCTTGGAAATTTGCTGGTGTTGTGATGGTGACCGGGATATTCATCGCATCTTTTTATACGCTCATTATCGGCTGGGTTTTAAAATACGTTATCTTAAGTCTTGGTGAGCTTCCAAAAGATATGGCAAGCTCAGAAGCGCTTTTTGTAAATTTTACTTCAAAGGGCATAGAGGAGCAAATTTTATATTTTAGCATCGCTTTTTTTGCCTACTTTTTTATACTTACAAAAGGTATAAAAAGTGGAATAGAACGTATAAATGTATATCTTATTCCAGCACTTTTTATTTTGCTTTTGCTTATGCTTGGCTACTCTTTTGGCATGAATGGATTTGATGAGGCGGCTAAATTTTTACTAGTACCTGATTTTTCAAAGATAGATCAAGGCGCTATTTTAAATGCTCTTGGCTTAGCTTTTTTTACGATGTGTATTGGCATTGGCTGCATTTTAACCTACTCATCAAACCTAGGCAATGATACAAATTTATTTACTTCATCGCTTTATGTAGTCTTTGCAAATATAATTATTAGCGTAATTATAGGACTTATAGTTTTTACATTCACCTATGAATTTGGCTCAGAGCCATCAAAGGGTGCAGGGTTAGCATTTATCTCGCTTCCAACGCTTTTTGCAAAGCTTGGTTTGCTTGGAAATTTCTTAGCTTTTGCATTTTTTACATCTTTATTTTTTGCTGGTATAACATCGGTTATTTCGCTAGTCGAGCCATTTATATTTTTCTTAAATAAAAGCTTGGGATTTAGTAGAAATAGATCAATTATCATTGTCGGTGCCGTAGTTTATCTTTTGGGAATTTTATGTGCGTTAAGCGGTATTGGCGTTTTTAAAGAAGCACTTACATTTTTTGGTAAGAGTTTTTTTGATTTGCTTGATTATCTTAGCTCAAACATTATGCTCCCACTTGGTGGCATTATATTTGCCATTTTTGTTGGATACTTTATGAAATTTGAGCTTTTAAAAGAGCTATTCTTGCCTTATATGGGTGAGATTGTTTTTAAAATTTGGTATTTTTTAATAAGGTTTGTAGCACCAGTTCTAGTTTTTGTGGTGCTAGTAAGGGAGATTGCATAATGGCAAAAGAACAGTTTTCTAAAATAGGTTATGTTTTAGCAGTTGCAGGATCAGCTGTTGGACTTGGCAATGCGTGGAAATTTCCATATATGGTCGGTGAAAATGGCGGTTCAGCGTTTATTATCTTGTATCTTTTGATAACTTTTCTAGTAGGTGTGCCTATCTTTATGGCGGAGCTTAGTATTGGCAAGCTTAGCGAAAGCGACAGTGTAAATGCTTTTAGAAAACTCGCTCCAAAAAATAAAAATTTATGGCAGATAGTAGGAATTTTAGCTATGGTGACAGCAGCCATCATCTCATCTTACTATATAGTTATCATTGGCTGGGTATTTAAGTACTTTACACTCTCATTTAGCGGTCTTCCAGCTGATATAGATAGCTCAAAGGCGATATTTAACGAGCTGCTTACACACGGCCTTGGCGAGCAGACACTTTACTTTGTTATAGCATTTGCAGCCTGCTTTTTCATCCTATCAAAAGGTGTAAAAAGTGGCATAGAAAAACTAAATGTTTGGATGATGCCAAGCCTATTTATCATGGTTTTGATCATGCTTTTTTACTCTATGACGATGAACGGCTTTGTAAAATCGGCTGAATTTTTGCTGATCCCTGACTTTAGTAAAATTTCATTTAACTCACTTTTGCTAGCTCTTGGCCTTGCGTTTTGGACACTCTCACTTGGTATGGCAGCGATCATTACATATTCAGCTAGCCTAAGCGATGATACAAACTTGGCTACTTCAACGCTAAGTATCGTTTTTATAAATATCGTACTAGCCATCATGATGGGTCTTGTTATCTTTACATTTATATTTGAATTTGGTGCAGAGCCGTCTCAAGGACCAGGCCTAGTCTTTATCTCACTTCCAACGCTATTTGCAAAGCTTGGCGTGATAGGTCAAATTTTAGCTGCGGCATTTTTTGCAGCACTTATCTTTGCTGGTATCACTTCGGCTATTTCTATCGTTGAGCCATTTGTCTTTTTCTTGATCAGAGAATATGGCATGAGCAGAAGAAAAGCACTTTGTATAGTTTGTGCAGGGATATTTATATTAGGATTTTTATGCCTTTTATCAAATATAGAAAACTTCGGCGATAAACTTACACTCTTTGGCAAAAATTTCTTTGACTTCCTTGACTTTACCGCTTCAAACATATTACTTCCAATTAGCGGTATCGGTGGCGCGATCTTTGTTGGGTACTTTATGAAAAGAGATGCGCTTTATGTGCTATTTAGTCCTTATATGAGCGATTTTGTGTTTAATGCGTGGTATTTTTTACTAAGATATGTAGCGCCAGTTTGCGTGCTTATCATCATGGTAAATGAGTTATTGAAGGTTTTTAATGCATAAGGTTGAGAAATTTTTTGATAAAGCTGGCAACATAGTCGGCTATATTTGTATGTTTGTCATGGCTTTGATGATAATAGACGTCTTTTTTAACGTCGTAGCAAGATACTTTTTTTCTTACGGTAATGTCGCTTTTCAGGAGCTGGAGTGGCATTTTTTTGCTGTGATATTTTTGCTTGGTATGAGCTATGCGTTAAAAGAAGATGCACACGTTAGAGTTGATATATTTTATGCTAAATTTTCACCAAAGAACAAAGCTCTTGTAAATATGATAGGAACTGTTATTTTTGTAATCCCATTTGCACTTCTGGTTTCAAATTTATCATTTGAATTTGTGAGCGATGCTTATACTTCAGCTGAAGCTAGTGCGGATCCAGGCGGTCTTACTCACAGATGGATCATAAAAGCACTTATTCCTTTTTCTTTTTATCTACTTGTATTTTTTGCGATCGGCTTTTTTATAAGAAATTTTAATCTTTACAAAAAAGCTAAAAAGGGGGAATAATGGCTGGCTTGATAATGTTTATAGCTGCACTTTTGATGCTAGGTATTGGCTTTCCGGTAGCCTTTACCTTTGGTGCGGTTTCGATGATATTTGGCATGATTGGCAGTATTGTTGAGAGCATTGGAGACGGAGATGGTCTGCTTGGAAGTATCGAAGTTTTCAAAGATATGTTTAACTTCATGCCTTATAGAATTTTCTCTATCATGGAGAGTAGAATTTTTATAGCAGTTCCACTTTTTGTCTTTATGGGTGTTGTTCTTCAAAAGTCAAAACTAGCTGAGAGGCTGCTTGAGAGCATGGGTATGCTTTTTGGAGAAATTCGCGGAGGCATTGCTATTAGCACTATCTTGGTTGGAGCACTTCTTGCAGCTTCAACTGGTGTTGTTGGTGCAAGTGTCGTTGCAATGGGCGTTATAAGCTTGCCTGTTATGTTAAAGTATAAATACGACCAAGCGCTAGGTTGTGGCACTATATGTGCCGCTGGTACGCTTGGACAGATCATTCCACCTTCTATCGTGCTGATTATTTTGGGTGATATATTTTCAGTGCCAGTTGGTGAGCTTTTTCATCAAGCCATCATCCCAGGACTCACACTAGTAGCAGTTTATATCATTTATATTTTGATTGTTGCTTATTTGAAACCAGATACCGCACCTGTAGTAAAAGATGAGAGTGGTGTTAGTAAATTTAAGCAGATCATGAGAGCACTAATCGCTATCTTTCCGCCGCTTTTACTTGTTATTTGTGTATTGGGCTCTATATTTGCAGGTATCGCTACACCAACTGAAAGTTCAGCTTTTGGCTGCGTTGGAGCCATTATTTTAGCTATTTTTTATAGGACATTTTCATTTTCTATGATAAAAGAGGCATTGGCAGAAAGCGTAAAAACTACAGTACTTGTCTTTGCCATACTTGTTGGTGCGACAGCCTTTTCTATGGTATTTAGTTACACTGGCGGCGATGAGATTGTTGAAAAATTTATGACAAATTTACCAGGCGAGAAGTGGGGATTTATCATTTTTAGTATGGTTGTCATCTTTGTGCTTGGCTTTTTTATCGACTTTGTTGAAATTTCATACATTGTACTTCCTATCTTGGTGCCAATAGCTGCAAAGCTTGGTATAAATCCAATTTATCTAGCAATCTTAGTTGCGATGAATTTGCAAACTTCATTCCTAACGCCGCCATTTGGTTTTAGCTTATTTTTCCTAAGATCAGTCGCACCAGCTGAGATAAAAACGACTGCTATTTATAAAGGCGTTGTGCCTTATATTTTTATTCAGCTTGCTGTACTTGTATTTTTCTGCGTCTTTCTAATGGAATTAAAGCCAATGCTTGATGCGAGCCACGGCGGATTATTAAACTTCTTACTCTCACTTTTTAAATGATATAAAAGTTTTTGGTTGTAAAATACCAAAAAACAAGCAAAATGGCTAATTTGAGTTTCTAACCAATTTAGCCATTTTCTATGAATTCTTTAAATAAATTTATAAAATTAATGAGGTGGGTGATGGCGAAGAAATTTATCGATGTTATGGATACGACCTTTAGAGATGGCTTTCAGTCAGTTTATGGCGCTAGAGTGCTTATGAATGACTTTTTGCCTGCGCTTGAAGCAGCCAAAGAGGCTGGCATAGAGCATTTTGAATTTGGTGGCGGAGCTAGATTTCAAAGCCTTTATTTTTATCTAAATGAAGACGCTTTTGCCATGATGGATAAATTTAGAAGCATCGTAGGACCAAAAGCAAATCTTCAAACTCTAAGCCGAGGTGTAAA
Proteins encoded in this region:
- a CDS encoding F0F1 ATP synthase subunit C, which encodes MKKIVFLILGLAAFAFGADGEMIRSYSVIAGGIGLGLAALGGAIGMGNTAAATISGTARNPGVGSKLMTTMFIALAMIEAQVIYALVITLIVLYANPMLG
- a CDS encoding sodium-dependent transporter; this translates as MAKEQFSKIGYVLAVAGSAVGLGNAWKFPYMVGENGGSAFIILYLLITFLVGVPIFMAELSIGKLSESDSVNAFRKLAPKNKNLWQIVGILAMVTAAIISSYYIVIIGWVFKYFTLSFSGLPADIDSSKAIFNELLTHGLGEQTLYFVIAFAACFFILSKGVKSGIEKLNVWMMPSLFIMVLIMLFYSMTMNGFVKSAEFLLIPDFSKISFNSLLLALGLAFWTLSLGMAAIITYSASLSDDTNLATSTLSIVFINIVLAIMMGLVIFTFIFEFGAEPSQGPGLVFISLPTLFAKLGVIGQILAAAFFAALIFAGITSAISIVEPFVFFLIREYGMSRRKALCIVCAGIFILGFLCLLSNIENFGDKLTLFGKNFFDFLDFTASNILLPISGIGGAIFVGYFMKRDALYVLFSPYMSDFVFNAWYFLLRYVAPVCVLIIMVNELLKVFNA
- a CDS encoding sodium-dependent transporter; translated protein: MINEKFSKIGFVLAMAGSAVGLGNAWKFPTMVGNNGGSAFIILYLLLTFAIAFVAFLAELSIGKLGESDVVSSIYKLAPKHKKAWSLSGFFMIGAILIASFYMVVIGWILKYIYLSFSPLLADTKEAAAQFNTLLVNDLTSSVLCFSLVFLMVFFAVSKGVKSGIEKLNIWMMPSLFVLLVCMLFYALSMGDGFVKAAKFLFVPNFSAITPDVILQALGLAFFSLSMGVGVIPTYAANLPEQTNLIKSTLSIIFINILIGIMMGLVVFTFIFAYGADSTASGPGLIFISLVTLFAKLGFVGNVMAVAFFISLLFAGITSAVSMIEPFAYYLVRKFEISRKMALVYIGIFVYILGLFCIFSYYAQTANIFSIFGKPVFDALDFLTSNIMMPIGAIIFSFFVGYKLKKESLHLLFGEFMGKVFFEIWYFALRYIVPIAICAIMIYQIAGK
- a CDS encoding VIT1/CCC1 transporter family protein, which codes for MLDKKRALKQLQNEADDTAIYTLLEASEKSEENKKILRKLITEEKRHYAFCQKITGESRTANLFKVIFYTILVKIFGTSFTLKFMESREEDAEQFYLDIVDEYPEAKDIYDEEVNHENNLISMLKDTKLVNAGGIVLGMNDALVELTGTLSGIALAFSNTKSVGATGLIMGIAAALSMAGSAYLESKENPSDEIKPLTYSLYTGGSYIITTAFLILPFFIFSSSIYAVLSMFFFAFVAIITYNFYISVAKELKFLPRVIEMCVITFGVAIISFGIGFLVKHYFGLDI
- a CDS encoding TRAP transporter small permease subunit translates to MHKVEKFFDKAGNIVGYICMFVMALMIIDVFFNVVARYFFSYGNVAFQELEWHFFAVIFLLGMSYALKEDAHVRVDIFYAKFSPKNKALVNMIGTVIFVIPFALLVSNLSFEFVSDAYTSAEASADPGGLTHRWIIKALIPFSFYLLVFFAIGFFIRNFNLYKKAKKGE
- a CDS encoding sodium-dependent transporter produces the protein MMDRFSKVGFVLSIIGAAIGLGNAWKFPYMVGSNGGSAFILIYLFFAFVVGLSIFFAEMAMGKISRLDTVGAFKSLATKGANSWKFAGVVMVTGIFIASFYTLIIGWVLKYVILSLGELPKDMASSEALFVNFTSKGIEEQILYFSIAFFAYFFILTKGIKSGIERINVYLIPALFILLLLMLGYSFGMNGFDEAAKFLLVPDFSKIDQGAILNALGLAFFTMCIGIGCILTYSSNLGNDTNLFTSSLYVVFANIIISVIIGLIVFTFTYEFGSEPSKGAGLAFISLPTLFAKLGLLGNFLAFAFFTSLFFAGITSVISLVEPFIFFLNKSLGFSRNRSIIIVGAVVYLLGILCALSGIGVFKEALTFFGKSFFDLLDYLSSNIMLPLGGIIFAIFVGYFMKFELLKELFLPYMGEIVFKIWYFLIRFVAPVLVFVVLVREIA
- a CDS encoding TRAP transporter large permease, whose product is MAGLIMFIAALLMLGIGFPVAFTFGAVSMIFGMIGSIVESIGDGDGLLGSIEVFKDMFNFMPYRIFSIMESRIFIAVPLFVFMGVVLQKSKLAERLLESMGMLFGEIRGGIAISTILVGALLAASTGVVGASVVAMGVISLPVMLKYKYDQALGCGTICAAGTLGQIIPPSIVLIILGDIFSVPVGELFHQAIIPGLTLVAVYIIYILIVAYLKPDTAPVVKDESGVSKFKQIMRALIAIFPPLLLVICVLGSIFAGIATPTESSAFGCVGAIILAIFYRTFSFSMIKEALAESVKTTVLVFAILVGATAFSMVFSYTGGDEIVEKFMTNLPGEKWGFIIFSMVVIFVLGFFIDFVEISYIVLPILVPIAAKLGINPIYLAILVAMNLQTSFLTPPFGFSLFFLRSVAPAEIKTTAIYKGVVPYIFIQLAVLVFFCVFLMELKPMLDASHGGLLNFLLSLFK